One Micropterus dolomieu isolate WLL.071019.BEF.003 ecotype Adirondacks linkage group LG23, ASM2129224v1, whole genome shotgun sequence DNA window includes the following coding sequences:
- the LOC123962799 gene encoding voltage-gated potassium channel subunit beta-3-like isoform X2 — MPLSSCMSERRCVNLGKSGLRVSCLGLGTWVTFGSQISDEMAENLMAIAYENGVNLFDTAEVYASGRAEITLGNIIKKKGWRRSSFVITTKIYWGGQAETERGLSRKHIIEGLRGSLSRLQLDYVDIVFANRNDVNSPMEEIVRAMTFVINQGMAMYWGTSRWSAMEIMEAYSVARQFNLIPPVCEQAEYHYFQRDKVEVQLPELYHKIGVGAMTWSPLACGLITGKYSDGVPECSRASMKGYQWLKERVNSEEGRRQLAKIKELHLLADRLGCTAAQLAIAWCLRSEGVSSVLLGVSNTDQLLENLGALRILSQMTPQTITEIDALLGNKPHSKKELRA, encoded by the exons ATGCCACTATCTTCATGCATGAGTGAGAGGAGGTGCGT AAACCTGGGGAAGTCAGGCCTACGTGTTTCCTGCCTCGGGTTAG GCACCTGGGTGACATTTGGATCACAGATCTCTGATGAG ATGGCTGAGAACCTGATGGCCATAGCTTATGAGAACGGAGTGAACCTGTTTGACACAGCAGAGGTGTACGCTTCTGGAAG AGCGGAAATCACTCTGGGGAACATTATCAAGAAGAAAGGATGGAG GCGTTCAAGTTTTGTCATCACAACAAAGATCTACTGGGGAGGCCA agcagaaacagagagaggactCTCTAGAAAGCACATTATTGAAG GTTTAAGAGGATCCTTATCCAGACTGCAGCTAGATTATGTGGACATCGTTTTTGCCAATAGAAATGATGTCAACAGTCCGATGGAAG AGATTGTACGGGCCATGACGTTTGTAATAAACCAGGGTATGGCCATGTACTGGGGAACCTCACGCTGGAGTGCCATGGAAATCATG GAGGCGTACTCAGTGGCACGCCAGTTCAACCTGATACCACCTGTGTGTGAGCAGGCAGAGTATCACTATTTCCAGAGGGATAAAGTCGAGGTGCAGCTTCCTGAGCTCTACCACAAGATCG GTGTTGGAGCGATGACCTGGTCTCCACTTGCTTGTGGATTAATCACAGGGAAGTACAGTGATGGCGTACCAGAGTGCTCCAGAGCATCAATGAAG GGATACCAGTGGCTCAAGGAGCGAGTGAACAGCGAGGAGGGCCGCAGGCAGCTCGCTAAAATCAAGGAGCTCCATCTACTGGCGGACAGACTGGGCTGCACCGCTGCACAGTTAGCCATAG cctgGTGTCTGCGCAGTGAGGGAGTCAGCTCAGTACTTCTGGGTGTTTCTAATACAGACCAGCTACTTGAGAATCTGGGTGCCCTCCGG ATTTTATCCCAAATGACCCCTCAAACCATTACCGAGATTGATGCCCTGCTGGGAAATAAACCACACTCAAAGAAAGAGTTGCGTGCTTGA
- the LOC123962799 gene encoding voltage-gated potassium channel subunit beta-3-like isoform X3 — MPLSSCMSERRNLGKSGLRVSCLGLGTWVTFGSQISDEMAENLMAIAYENGVNLFDTAEVYASGRAEITLGNIIKKKGWRRSSFVITTKIYWGGQAETERGLSRKHIIEGLRGSLSRLQLDYVDIVFANRNDVNSPMEEIVRAMTFVINQGMAMYWGTSRWSAMEIMEAYSVARQFNLIPPVCEQAEYHYFQRDKVEVQLPELYHKIGVGAMTWSPLACGLITGKYSDGVPECSRASMKGYQWLKERVNSEEGRRQLAKIKELHLLADRLGCTAAQLAIAWCLRSEGVSSVLLGVSNTDQLLENLGALRILSQMTPQTITEIDALLGNKPHSKKELRA, encoded by the exons ATGCCACTATCTTCATGCATGAGTGAGAGGAG AAACCTGGGGAAGTCAGGCCTACGTGTTTCCTGCCTCGGGTTAG GCACCTGGGTGACATTTGGATCACAGATCTCTGATGAG ATGGCTGAGAACCTGATGGCCATAGCTTATGAGAACGGAGTGAACCTGTTTGACACAGCAGAGGTGTACGCTTCTGGAAG AGCGGAAATCACTCTGGGGAACATTATCAAGAAGAAAGGATGGAG GCGTTCAAGTTTTGTCATCACAACAAAGATCTACTGGGGAGGCCA agcagaaacagagagaggactCTCTAGAAAGCACATTATTGAAG GTTTAAGAGGATCCTTATCCAGACTGCAGCTAGATTATGTGGACATCGTTTTTGCCAATAGAAATGATGTCAACAGTCCGATGGAAG AGATTGTACGGGCCATGACGTTTGTAATAAACCAGGGTATGGCCATGTACTGGGGAACCTCACGCTGGAGTGCCATGGAAATCATG GAGGCGTACTCAGTGGCACGCCAGTTCAACCTGATACCACCTGTGTGTGAGCAGGCAGAGTATCACTATTTCCAGAGGGATAAAGTCGAGGTGCAGCTTCCTGAGCTCTACCACAAGATCG GTGTTGGAGCGATGACCTGGTCTCCACTTGCTTGTGGATTAATCACAGGGAAGTACAGTGATGGCGTACCAGAGTGCTCCAGAGCATCAATGAAG GGATACCAGTGGCTCAAGGAGCGAGTGAACAGCGAGGAGGGCCGCAGGCAGCTCGCTAAAATCAAGGAGCTCCATCTACTGGCGGACAGACTGGGCTGCACCGCTGCACAGTTAGCCATAG cctgGTGTCTGCGCAGTGAGGGAGTCAGCTCAGTACTTCTGGGTGTTTCTAATACAGACCAGCTACTTGAGAATCTGGGTGCCCTCCGG ATTTTATCCCAAATGACCCCTCAAACCATTACCGAGATTGATGCCCTGCTGGGAAATAAACCACACTCAAAGAAAGAGTTGCGTGCTTGA
- the LOC123962800 gene encoding sialidase-3-like, whose protein sequence is MGNTPSKSGSGEEPVKTTLFEKEPSGITYRIPALLYLRHSHTFLAFAEKRSSPCDHDAKILVMRRGTLKDDGSVQWLSSQELSTACLPNHRTMNPCPVYEKNSKTLFLFFICIWGNTTEFRQIITGKNKARLCCVSSGDDGQTWSQAKDLTESVMGETLHKWATFAVGPGHGVQLENGRLIIPAYAYYVPYRCCSFPIPFTVYPRALSVYSEDFGQTWRIGKMLRKKSSECEMAEIIDHEGRSHLYCNARNTGGHRCEALSENSGVYFDKPHIAPELIEPPSGCQGSVIGFPAPEFVPNDDAESKACGTSLLSPDTQTWLLFLHPTNKSSRRDMGVYLNRSPLHSSGWDRPRIIHKGPSGYSDLAYNGDKDQFSCLMECGKESELEQIAFMSFTLNDVMQTGSKKEKKMR, encoded by the exons ATGGGAAACACACCATCAAAGAGTGGCAGCGGCGAGGAACCGGTCAAAACAACTTTGTTTGAAAAAGAGCCAAGTGGGATTACATACAGAATTCCTGCTCTCCTTTATCTGAGGCACAGTCACACCTTCCTCGCCTTTGCAGAGAAGAGATCTTCGCCCTGTGACCATGATGCCAAAATCCTTGTTATGAGAAGAGGAACGCTGAAAGATGATGGATCTGTTCAG TGGTTGTCCAGTCAGGAGCTGTCAACAGCATGTCTACCTAATCACCGCACTATGAATCCCTGCCCAGTGtatgaaaaaaacagcaaaacactgtttttatttttcatttgtatcTGGGGAAATACCACAGAGTTCAGGCAGATCATCACAGGTAAGAACAAGGCACGTCTTTGCTGTGTTAGCAGCGGTGATGATGGGCAAACCTGGAGTCAAGCGAAAGACTTAACAGAAAGTGTGATGGGCGAAACTCTCCATAAGTGGGCCACATTTGCTGTGGGCCCAGGCCACGGTGTTCAGCTGGAGAACGGCAGATTGATCATCCCTGCGTACGCCTATTATGTCCCTTACAGATGCTGTTCCTTCCCCATTCCTTTTACAGTCTACCCACGTGCACTGTCAGTATATAGTGAGGACTTTGGCCAGACATGGCGTATAGGTAAGATGCTTCGAAAAAAGTCGAGTGAATGTGAAATGGCAGAGATCATTGACCACGAGGGCAGGAGTCATCTTTACTGCAATGCTCGCAACACTGGAGGCCACAGATGTGAGGCCCTGAGTGAAAACAGCGGCGTGTATTTTGACAAACCTCACATTGCGCCAGAGCTCATCGAACCACCTTCAGGCTGTCAAGGCAGTGTCATTGGCTTTCCCGCTCCTGAATTTGTCCCAAATGACGACGCTGAAAGCAAGGCTTGTGGCACATCGCTTTTGTCTCCAGACACACAAACctggctcctcttcctccacccgACCAACAAGTCTAGTAGAAGGGATATGGGCGTGTATTTGAACCGATCCCCCCTGCACTCATCAGGATGGGACAGGCCCAGGATCATCCACAAGGGACCAAGTGGCTACTCAGACCTGGCTTACAACGGAGACAAGGATCAGTTTTCGTGCCTGATGGAGTGCGGGAAAGAAAGTGAACTTGAGCAGATTGCGTTCATGTCCTTTACCCTTAATGATGTCATGCAGACAGGCagtaagaaagaaaagaagatgcGCTGA